AGGACACATGTGGGACCCTGGTCCGTTCGTTGACCTTGCCCGCCAGGCCTGCCCATGGTGAGTGTGACAGAAACTTGTCATAAACCGTGACCCGTTCACTTTTGGTAGAGCAGCCGTGCCCCTTACGCTGGGCGCCCCCTGTGCATGTGTCATCAACGTCAGCAGAGACTCCTGCACTGCATAGTAAACTATGAAGAGTTAAAAAATGCAATGCTtcttccttctgggactctggcACAGCTCTTTATCCCAGCTTACCATTTGGAAAGTTTCTGAATCTCCAGAAACATAGGACTCATACAATAAGCATCCTTCACCTGCATTGACAATTgcattttgtcacatttgctttatcaccgccccccccacacacatatatttatttgcacTCCTATCTATATTATCCCTGAATGCTTCACAAGTGTCTCCTGAGAACAGGTGATTTCCCTGTACAACTACAGTAAACTTGGCACATGCCAGAAATTTAGCATCGACACAATACAGTGTGCCCAGTTGTGCCAGTGGTGTCCCTTGGAgcctttcttgtttgtttaacCCGTTCAGAGCCACCCGGGCATCATCGTTGCTTCAGTTTCTCCTTCAGTCCAGGTGGGCTCCCTGGCCTTGCTGCCGTCACCGTCACTGTCTTTCCAACATTGACTCTCAGACAGTCCTGGCcaatagttttgcagaatgtgcCCCACATTGGGACTTGTCTGATTGTCTCCTCTAGATTAAGTTCACATTAAACATTTTTGACAAAATTACTACACAGGTGATGTTGCGTCCTCTCAGGATGTCCCGTCAGTCTGTCCTGTTGCTGGTGACTCCTGAGCTTGGTTGCTGAGTCCAGGAGGGatctgccaggtttctcactTCTCTTTGGAGTCGCCTGAGGGCAATCCCTTCAGATTACCTGGAGGCCTTTTCCCCAGAAACCTCCCACCCCGGGGTTTTAGGTCCAGTCATGACTGTTACCTGAGTTGGTGCCTGCAAACCAGTCCTTTTCTGGCTCTGCCGTTCCTTCTGCGTGCATTTGTTGGCATTCTTCTCTAAAGAAGTGCGGTCTcccctccatttcttttttttccttcctttatctctctcacatgctttttttttttttttacttttctagaATCAGTAAGAACTCATGgaccttttttttaattcacatgtTAGCATCCATTGCCAGTATTCAGCGTGATGCTCAAGTCATCCCAGAATTAGCCTAAAGGAGCACCTTTCATGCTGGCTTCTATGTCCTCTGACCTGTCCCCATTGGTTTTTGAGCACTTGTCTTCCCCACCCCTGATTCTATAGTTGCCCCCCACCATTGTCACCAGCGCCAATAACGTACGCTCATTTGGTCAGTTGTGCAACTCAAAGTAATTTCAGAATCACGGCACCAGTGGCCACTTGCTTCAATCTGCTGATGAAGGTTCAAGATTTCCGCTCTGTTACCCGTAGACAATATCCCACCCAGGGAGCACATTCAGAGTGTTGTGTTCAAAGTTACTtgggttcttttttctctttcatttgttaTCAGTTTGATACACAGAGAGGTTCATTTTTTTGGTCCTTATTCACTTTTAGAGTTATCCCTATCCTTGttggtttacttttattttttcttaatatggaAGCATTTAACATGATGCACAGGTCAAAGCCGTATAAAGAGGTGTATTCACGGGACTTATGCCTTCCCCACCCAGCCCTGTAGGTAAACGGCGTCATTATTTTCTGGCATCTAATTAGTTTTGAAAAGGTGACCAAGTTCTAAACCATCATGTGGGGAAGGAAGAGTCTTTTTGGGAAGTTCAGGTGGAGAGTAGAAATTTAAGTTTGATAGCCAGAAAGAAATCTGAGGAGTCTATTCCCAAGTATTTAtggagtttttctcttttattctttttatattgctTACAAAACACATTACGGTCATGACTCACTCTTTGGTTCCGTGACCTCTGCATGCGGACAGGTCTGAATGGTAACGCACCTGTACCTCGTGTGTGTGTTCTTCTCCAGGATGCTGCGATATTATCTCTGAAAAGAGTCCCGGGAGCCCGATCAAGCCAGCGTCATCTCCCAGAGAGAGTGGCCCTTCTCATTCTTGCTCCACAGACCTGGCCGTGGTGCCTAGAAATGACAGTCTGTTGCTACAAGGGGCCGGTGGTAACAGCCTCTCAAGCAGCCAGTCCTTTGAAGCCGAGGACATCTGCGACGTGACCATCAGCGACATGTACGCGGGCATGCTGCACTCCATGAGCCGGCTGCTGAGCACGAAGCCGTCGTGCATCATCTCCACTAAGACGTTCATCATTCAAAACTGGAACTCCAGGCAGAGGTTCAGGCATAAGGGCAGAGTGAACAGGACGCGCTGCAGAGCGCGCAGGCACTTGCGAGGGAGCCCCCAGGAGGGACCGTCAGCCCGTCCAGAGCCAGCGAAAGAGGTGGGGGCGTTAAGAGCCTGCGAGAACTTACTCAGTGCTTCTGGCCACAAGACAGGTTTAAAACTGGACAAAGCTATTCTTGAAGTAAACAAACTCCAAATCCATAAATTAGATCCAAGTTGGAAGGAGCTTAAAGGAACATTCCAGAAGGATTCTTCACTGACTTCTTTAGACTCCGGTGCCATGTATCGCCTTGACCAGGAAAATAGAATTAGGgcattaaaatggttaatttctcCTGTAAAAATAGTTTCCAGACGAAGAACACTGCCATGCGAGGGAGGGAAGCATTATCGGGAGATCGAAATCAAATTTGATAAGCTGCATCAGGAATATTGCCCGGATCCCAGGAAGCAGTCCTGCCTGACTTACCTCCCCAGCTCCTCGGCTGTGGATGTGTACAGAGGTGGTCCAGCAAGCCCTGGTGGCCCCCGGAGCTTAGAAACCCACAGGCCGAATAGCTTTCACATCAAAGCAAAAGCTAAGAAATTAAATGAGGCTTTTGAAAACCTGGGCAGATCACTCGACGCAGATAGATGCCTGCCAACAAGCgattcttctctcttgctttcgAAGACCAACCCCACATGGAGCCCAGGCCGCTCGGAGCAGACAGCTGGCCTTCTTTTTCAAGGAAACAGTCTGGGAATATTTAGGAAGTCAGTGTCACCCAGCAGAGCCATTTCAGTGCCGAGGATACGACCTCTAAGCTGTGGAAGGGGTCGTTACgatgaaattaaagagaaatttgaCAAGCTTCATCAGAAGTATTGCCAAACGTCACCGCAGCGGACGAAGGCACCTCTGTGTATTGGGGTGTCTCCAGATGAAGCAAGTGTGAAAGCTCGGTATCAAAAAGAAGACTTCTTAGGAAAAGTGAACCCAGACTTTGGCTTCCAGGGTTCCCTAAAGTTGTCATCCTCACCCCAGCGGAGTGTCAGAGGTCCACTGGGCTCAACCACAGTTGAGGTTCATCCATCCACATGCTCTGTGTCTGCTGCTGGGAAGGACCACGAGTCCCCGGCCAAAAGATGCCGACTGTCAGATCCTGGGGTGTATGGCCGGTCAGCCACTTCCCGAGATTCCTCACGCATGGTGGGCAAAGCCATCCCAAGGCCAGGGGAAGAGGTCGGCTCCTCACAGTGCGACTGGGAAGAGAAGAAGGTACGTTCTCTGTTGAATGTGGTTGCTTTCCGACAGGATTTTTACCTAAGTgttcatttttataaactttttccaaaattctttcccttcctccaaaATTGGCGTTTCTATCAAGCGTGTGTTCATGTGTAAGATGCTTTGAGGTGGAGCTGACACGTTCTTATAGGAAAGGTCTTACGCATTTTGCAATGGAACGCATTTAGGGGATTTTCTAAACAGCCTCATTTATCGAGCTCCATACCTCCTTCCTTGTCAAACAGTGGCATTTCTAGCCTCTTCATCTTACACTCAGAAAAGAGCTGTTGTGGGGCGAAACTGATCTGGAAATAATgactttctgtttccttctgggGTTTCCTAGTAGGGACAGAGCAGCCAGGGCAGCCTCGCAGACGTGTAGGGGGCCCGGCCTGCTCGGGGCCACACGCACCCGCTCCGCCCATAATCCCAGTGCCCTCCCCTTGAAGGCCGTCTGTGCccgtcccctcctcctccagtttAGTTCGTGCGGATCTGAAGCTAAAGTTCTAATGTGGGTGCGTCATTTTGTTTCCCCCAGAGACACGATGAGAGACGGTGGGGTGAGTGTGGGTGTTAAGCTTTTTGCATCAGTGCCAGGTTGCCCAGCACGCACGTCAGTGTGTCCGCAAGCTGGACCCGGCTGTGGCTGTTGTCAGGGCACGTTGCTTACCCGCTGGCTCATGGGATTTGACCCAGTTTGGTTTGGCTTCTGGATGTTACGTGAAGCCAGCATCCCACACCAGGTGTGGGCAGGTGAGGCGGTGGACATGCTTCCTCTCCCCTTTCACCCCAACCTAATGGCTGGCCCCCGAGTGGTCGTGCAGATGGACCCCATCCGCCCTCAAGGTCCCAGTTTCTGTTCACCCACCTCTGCCTGTTTGTCCTGTGATCCTGGCTCAGGGGAAGATGCGTCTGCTCTCGGAGAGGAACCCCTGAGTGGTCACCGTCATTGCCCCTCAGTACCCGCAATGGTCCTTCCCTGCCTCTGGCCCCTCGTGCTTCTCAGTGTTCAGACCTGCGTGGCTCCCCTTCTGGAACAATATTTCAGAAACCCTCGGGGCGCTTTGGCTCcacgtgggcctgggggctgcgGGTGCAGAAGATGCCTGCTTCTTCCTGCACGAGCCCCAGGGGCCGCCGCTGGCTCCTGCTCTTCCTCAAGCTCGGACTCACGGTccagtcttcctttttccttctgtgtcCACTTCCTGCCTCGCTCTTGTCTTCCCAGCCTGCAGTCTGGCTCGTGCTCGACTGAAACCACACATCCCACCACCAGCACCTCCTGATGGCCGGTCCCTGTGGCTTTAACCTCACGGGAGCCTTTGTCAGATTAAACAGGCCTGTGGTGTAACTTGTCTTTCCGGTCGAGGATTGATGTAATGTTCAGGTTATGGAAAGGTTTACCATCCAGGACCCCTCCTTCTGGGGTCAAGGCTTAGGCAGGGCCAGAGGTGGAACCCGGGGGAGTCGGCCAGGGCCAGCCGGACCAGGCGAGCGGCCCGTACCCCAGGAGGCCCTGCTTGGGCAGGGTCCTCCGTCCGCTGGATTTGGTGGCTCTTTCCCTTTTGTCTGGGCCTCTGGCTGTTTGCcgccctccccaggcccacctgGCTTTCTCAGACCAAGCGTCAGCAGGGCGACTTGGGGGCAGTTCTGAGTCCTGGGCAGTTGAGGCTTTCTGGGATCCAGCCACGTGCTTAGGGCAGACCCTTGCATTCTGTCTGCTCATAGTTCATTCTCAGAACAACCTGATTGATTTCTCCCTCGAGAGGGAGGGCGTGTTTCACCGCAGACCCCCTCAGCCCCGGAGCCATCCCCGACAATTCTCCCAGCCCCTGACATGTCACAGCTCCCTTGTCCCACTGTCCCTGCTTCTTCCTCATGGGCCCCCTAACCTGTTCGTTTTAGACACCTGTCCCTCGGATTCACTTCTGTGCCTTTTCCCGCCTCATCACCTCTCGAGCCACCTGCTGACTCAGCCCCTGGAGCATAGTGGGTCCCCCCTGAGCTGCCCTCTGGGCCCCGTGAGGTCACCTCTGGATGCTCAGTACAGGGTCTCCTCTCGCTTTTCCCCGGCTCAGTCCGGGGCCACAGGCAGCGGGCCTCGGCTTTACACAGGAGGGTGTGAGTCCACGCGCCTGGCCGTGGAGGACCGTGAGGAGAACTCTCCCAGCCCCCCTGGGATTTGACAAGTCGTGGCGTCCACCCCCAGGGGCTTTTTGCAGTTGTCTTAAACCATGATATCAACACACTTAACCGTTTTccgtattttttttctttccctacttAAATTATACGTTTCTTGAGGAAAGGGATCAAATCTTTAGGAGCTATGACAACAGAAGGAATTTAAGTGGCTGACATCTGCATGCTGTACGAGCCCCAGGCCACACTGACCCTTTCCACACCTTCAGTTACTTAACCCCCACACAAGCCGTTGAGTAGATAGGTTCTGCCCAATAGGCAGGTCCTGGCCCTTTTTATAAACAAGGGCACAGCCTAAGTGTTAAACTCCTGAATCCACACATGCCGGGCGGGGCTGAGCCAGGATCTGAAACCTGTGGAATTAACCCCCACGTTGCCCTGCCTGCTTGACGGGTTACTGTTAggttggttttttctttctttttacattcttaGGGTATTTATTAAGCATGATGGCATTTTCTATAGTGGACACACAAATATtaatatccatgcaatggaataaaTATGAAACAGTTCTGCTTTTGGTGGCTGGTGTTGGGAATTCTAGTGGCATTTTActgaaatcattttctttgtctttttttttttttcctagaggaAAGAACAACACATCTTTGAGGATGGAAGAGAAAAGTGATTTTGTGTTAGGAAGATGCAAAGCTGAAAAATCTATAGCCAagttattttagaattttgttcctctccccccttttttttttaattctcaggaTTGTTAGAACCTGCTTCACTTATCTGCCCTTCGAAGCAAATTTCAATGAAATTGGTTCCATTGAGATAACTCTGAGTTCTTGCTAtagaaattatttgaataaagtTGCTCAATTAAGATTTTTAATGTTATCCTTTATAGGCCTATTTTTCTCATGGTTTCTTTGTTAGATTTAGCTACGTCCAGAGAATTCTCCGCtgcatttcctgttttgttaaagAATATTGTTTGCTATGAAACCTAAGTTTAAACCCCGGATCTAATGGTCCTGGGAGGAAAATACAGCTGCtgagtcttttaaattttaaattcagacCCAGGGGACTTGGTATCTTCCATATTAGACAGTAGTAAATTGAATCATAATATAACTCACCCAGAAAAAGTAATTCCTAACAACTTAATGTTTTTGGATGAAAACATGCTGTATGTAAGCAGTCCTGTGATGGTCCCAGAACACTTACAGCCACGTGGCATCCATGACGTCTCATGACATTTGTTGGAGCTGTTCATAATAGGATATCACAGtgacttttaataaaatatttcaaatattcagaACACAGTGACAAAACCCATGTACCAACCATCCTGAGTAAATGAAGCAAAACATTGCTGAGTGTcatagactttttattttaaatgaaaggtTAGAGACAAGATTAAGTCACACACCTCTCtttcctgtcccctccctgggCGACCACTCTCCTGGTGGCGATGTGTACCCTTTACGCTGGGGCCTCGTTACCTGTGTTAGCGCGGGCGGCCATGgcaaaataccgtagactgggtaCCTGAACACCAGAAGTTGGTTTCGCACAGTCTCGGAGGCTGGCAGGCCAAGCTCAGGGCACAGCATGGTCGGGCCCTGGGCAGAGCCCTCTGCCTGGCTTGCAGGAGGCCACCTCGCCGCGTCCTTACATGGTGGAGTCAGCATGTGCTTCCTGGGGTCTCTTCTTATAGGGGCACTGATCCCATCAGGAGggcccatcctcatgacctcatctgacCCAAGTCACTTCCAAGGGCCCCATCTCAGCTGCCATCACACTGGGGTctggggacacattcagtccagGGCCCTGTGAATCAGTAAGGAGCTGAGCACCTGGCCAAGGGCCTCACACTCGCAGGAGGCCCAGGCTGGCAGGGACTGCTGACTCGGGCTCAGCCAAGCCTGGAGTGGCCCCTGCCATTTTTCTAGACCCTTCTTTCTCGTGCCTGCAGCTTCCTAAGAAGAGCACAAACAATCCTTTCCTCTTTATCGGGAAAACTGTCGTCTTTGCCCCAAACTGCGTGTGCCTTGCCTCGTCCCCCCATCACACCCAGCAGACCTGTGCTGCGGTCTCCAGCCAGGCCAGGCCCACCTGCCAGAGGGGCTGGAAGATCAGGTTTTTGCTGTTCTGTCGTCTAGTGGAGGGAGACCGGGCAGAAGGGATTGGGCCTGGGCCCCAGGCAATTGATAGGCTCTGCTGACAAAGGACCCATGACCTTTATACGGAATGGTCTGTGTTTTGACTTTACATCAGTAACAGTACTCCATGCATTCTGCAACTTTGTTCCTCCGAGAAGTGTTTGACCGGCTGGGAGCTGCGACCCTGGGGGTTGCTCTCGTTTTAAGAGTCCTCAGGCCCACGGTTTACTCAGATGTCGTGCTGGCCATTTGCTGCTGAGAAGGCATTGAGCCGTGGTCCTTGTGCGTGTGTAGGTTTACCTGTGGCACAGACCTCGACGTGAATCGGCCTCCAATAGGCATGTCTTCAACTTCCCTAATGATTGCCTAACTGCTCTCCCAAAGGGCTGCTCCCATTTGCATTCCGGGGAGCAATATAAGAAGTGCCACTGCCCCATGTTACTGCCACAGTCGGTGCCACTATGGTGGCTGTGAAATGGACTACACTGCAGTTGGCGTGTCTTCCTGGGGTACTGGCTTTCCAAGCGTCCCCTCATGAcactttttgtttgctttctcacTGAGTTGGGTATATTGGATACCAATCCAATTACATGAACCAGTCTAGTTTTATACACATTGTAAGCAACTTCCTCCATCTGTGATCTGTCATTTAACTTGATGGCATTTTATTGTACAGCAGTGACACTTTAACAAAGTCAGATCGATTAACTATTTTTTCCCGCTTCtgctgttaactttttttttttttttggtgaggacgattgtccctgagctaacatctgtgccaatcttcctctattttttatgtgggacactgccacagcatggcttgatgtgcagtgtgtaggtctgtgcctgggatcggaacctgcaaaccccaggccaccagagccaaatggctgaacttaaccactatgccatggggctggtcccccgctgttacttttaaaagaaaacctaccCTACTCTCAGCATCAAAAATACTGTGTTGTCAGGGGACAACCccgtgcccgagtggttaagttcgcatgctctgcttcagcggtccagggttttgccggttcggatcctgggcacagacatggtatcagtcatcaggccacgctgaggcggcatcccacatgccacaactggagggacccacaactaaaatatgcaactatgtacggggggactttggggagaaaaaggaaaaataaaatctttaaaaaaaaaaaaactgtgttgTCTTACATTTTCGCTTTTCAAGTTTAGCTCTAGAAACCACCTGGAAATGTTTTGCACCAACACAAAGGGAATGAGAGACCTAATTGTACAAATGTGTAGCTCTTTCCCCAGGCCTGTCGTGAGTGGCATAGCCGTGCCCACCATAGCAGTGGTCTCCAAGTTTTCCGGCAGCAACACTCTTTACCACTGGGCAGAAAATAACTTGGCCGTTGGTGGGGCTCGACTCTTTGGCCAGCTCAGCAGCCCTCTCCCGCCGGTGGAGCCCAGTGTGGGGAGCACCTTTGGCCGCTGTGGTGGGGACGGTCTGGAAATCCCACTTTTACTGGCTCTGGGGACAACCAGACTAttctgctgttgccctgagtgtGGGAAGTTTCCCcaactcccctcccctctcccctgcttGTTTCTTGAACACGAAGATAATTTCTCCTTCTGGACCCTCAGCCGGGTTCTGTTCCAGGCCTCGCTGGGTCCCTGCCCCAGCCAGTCCCATCAGGCCTCAACGATGGGAAGGGTGAGGGTAGGCCGGGTGTCGTGTCACCTCCCCCTGAGGCTCTCCTGGATTATCTCCAGGCTGCTGGACACTCCCCGACACGCTGCAAGAGCACCTCCACCCTGGCTGCcacccccctctccctctgctgtgTATCACGGTTGGCTGCTGGACAACTCCTTTTCTTGTAAGGGTGGGATCCCCAGGAGCAGAGGCTGGACAGTAGCCCAGGCCCCCTCAccgcctggcacagtgcctggcaggggACACGCCATCAGCATGGGTGCGACGGGAATGCAAGTGAAGACACAAAGGTGGCTTCAGATCCTTTGGGCTGAGGGGCCATCTGACATCACACACTTGGGGCAGGGCGGGGAGCAGGAATGAAATGGCCCTTTGAGACAGGTCTCCCTGTGCCCCACTGTCTTGGCTCTGGATGTCGTCACCCGACAGTCAGGACTCTGCCCTCCAAACGGCAATGGAGGTTTATTTCACCGCGAGGAAAGAGAGGGACAGGAGTATTTTAGAACAATGCGTTTCTTACAAACTAAACTAAAGCTCGTTTTTCTTGTCGCGGTGGGGTCTGGCGCTCCAGAGAGGTGGTTTACAGTTCCGCTCGGACCACCTAGGAGATCCCTTCGGGTGAGGCCAAGAGCCGGTGCTGACTACAGGTGTCCAAGATTTTGAGAGTGTCCAGCGCCGCCTTCCGGACCCCGGGATCAGAGTCCAGCTGTAGCTCCTGGAGAGCTGAGAGGGGCACAAATGGGAGAGCATCAGGACCCTCGTGGCCAGGCCCACCCTCCGTCCTGCGCGGGGTGATGGAGGGAACCAGCCCGGGGCTCGCGGGCAGCCGCGGGGTCCCCGTGCTTGGAGTCAGCGGACGGCAGGGGGCGCTGTGTCTTCACACCGTCTGCCATCTGTCACTCACAGGGACAGAAAGCTCACCCACAAACCCGGCTGGGGCGTGGGTCAGCTGGAGGAATCCGGGCGGAAGCCTTGCATAAATATGCGTCAAGGGGCGGGGGCAGGAGCACCGGGAACGAACACGCGTCTTCCTGGAAGCCCCTCCGCAGGCTCAGCCATCCCTGGGCGCCTTGGTcacacagcccccacccccgcACCCCGAAATACAAGCGAAGGTTGCCTGGCTGCTCCCTCGAGCTGTTTCACCAAGCTCCCCAGTGGCTCAGCGGACCCAATATAGCCGAGTCTTCACTGCTTACAATTCCGTATCGCCGGGAAGTCCAGCTTTTTCAGATAATGTGCGGACATCTGTTTCATAATAATTCCTAAAATGATAGCCAGAGGAATAAATGCTCATCGCACGAACATGAGGTCAGAAAGAGATGCGGTTCTACCTTGTGAGGGTGTGTGTTAAGGATTTAGTTGCAGACGCCTAATTGAGAACGGGGCAGGTAGGCAGCAGGGAGCACGGAGGGTCACTTTTACCTGAGCTCTGGTCCCAGCGCCTGTCCGCCTCCCCCTCCAGACCCAGGTCTGTCCCCACCGGCCTGAAGGTCCCTGCTGCAGCCGGAGGCATCTGCTGGCTCACCTGCCAGGTTGCATGCGGCAATTCTGATCCTTGACAAGTTACTTTTCACGTAGGTCATTGTTTCCAGCAAGAAGCTGTAGAGAACAGCAGGCTTTTTCTGAGTCTGCAAAACCAAGTGATGCACAGAGCAGTGCAGGATGAGGTCCTGGAGACTGGCTGCTCACAAAGTGCATTCCCATCTGTCTGACGTGGGAGGGTCTGCCCAGAGAGGACAAGTGCTCATCCCAGCATCACACAGCAAATTAGTAACCGGGCGACTTAAGGACCTTCAGCCCCCTGTTGCAGTCTGTCTGACCCAGAGAGGGGGTTACATTTGTCCACAACCTGCAaggctgtccaatatggtagccactggccacatgtggtccttgagcgcttgaaatgtggctagtctgaattaaGAGTAAAGTGCCTCCTGGATTTGGAAGACAGTACCCAAAAAAAACCGTGACCTATCAcattaatgatttttatattgattacatgttgaaatgacaatgCTTGGATCTGTTGGGTTAAAGCAAATCTATTATTAAATTTGGTTTCACCTTGTCTCCCTTTTCATAACGTGGctcctagaaaatttaaaaatgggtgtGTGGCTTGTGCTCACTTTCCATTAGACAGTGACACTTCACATCTGAAAGGTGAAGCCAGGGTCACAAGATAGAAGTCTGTTGGACCCTAAGCCCCAAGCCACCGGTGGCCCCCTCCAACAGACCCATCcgccctcagcttcctcaccagGACGGAGCACAGCGTTGCCTGGAACGCAGTCATCTTGTCAGCCGCACTGCTGTCACTCGGGCAGGAGGAGCcctccagggccttccagcccCAGAAGCGCACACACTGAAACATGGTAGCCATGCACGCCTGGAGGCACAGGGCAGGACAGCAGGAGAGGCGTCAGGCGGTCACGCGAGGGGAAGGGCTGGCCAGAGAGCAGCCTCAGACAAGCCTCAGGAAGCCAAAGAAGGGCAGGCTGGTGGGCCGTGGAGGGTACCTGGGACCAGAGCCCCACCAGCCTATACGATGGTTGCGTGCGCACATATAAAAGGACCCTTGGGGCAGATACAGCCCATTCGCCCCCTTAGCCAGCACCTTCGTGCCCTCAGCAGCCCTGCCTGCGAGCTGCCCCTCCAGGAGATTGGGGTCGGGAGACTGGCTGGGATTGGCAGGACTGGGCGGGCTTTCTCATGTCCTCAGATGCCCTCCACCCAGCTCCTCCCGTCCCCGTGTCCCTGTGTCCCTGTGGACTGCAGCAGCCaggcccccggcccccggcctCCTGAGCCGTTAGGCCACAGAAGATATTGGTAGGAGACTggagggcaggaagagagaggTTGGGGTATCTATTCCCAGGGGAATGAGTGGCAGCTGTGTCGCCATCCTGTGTTGGCCTCCCCTGACCACACCCCTCTTGGTGGTCCCTTCACTAAACCCTCTGGTGACATTTCCGGGTGTGCCCTCAGTCCTCCCCTGAAGCACTGCCCCACAGGGCAGTTGCCGATGAAACAGGAAAGAGCGATGTGAGCCGCTGACAGAAGGTAGTGAGGATCCGTGAGGAAGGAAGTCTGTTTCGTGCCCTGGATCACCAGTGTCCCCGAGAcagagccagggagggaggcaggatgaGAGCAGAGAGCCCCAGTCAGGAGCTCCCTACAGGACACCCCTCACCTCCCTGGGGATGCCACCTAGACCACTGCGCCCCACGTGGACACCTGCAGCCCTCACAGCGACGTGGAGGGGATTTATCCTGCAACCCCAGAATCGGGGACGGGCA
This Equus asinus isolate D_3611 breed Donkey chromosome 19, EquAss-T2T_v2, whole genome shotgun sequence DNA region includes the following protein-coding sequences:
- the HJURP gene encoding Holliday junction recognition protein; translation: MESDVLGEDALQQKLGDSRRRFQRRMQRLIEKYNQPFEDAPLVQMSTLTYETPQGLRIWGGGLVKERNEGHIQDSHVRTVGRKDDPEQAAARGHELPTACTATLGEDSKSDDVDGTVYQEDLAAGALVPAAPWNPLKNELRRKYLTQVDILLQDEGYFQRASYGGGKDTCGTLVRSLTLPARPAHGCCDIISEKSPGSPIKPASSPRESGPSHSCSTDLAVVPRNDSLLLQGAGGNSLSSSQSFEAEDICDVTISDMYAGMLHSMSRLLSTKPSCIISTKTFIIQNWNSRQRFRHKGRVNRTRCRARRHLRGSPQEGPSARPEPAKEVGALRACENLLSASGHKTGLKLDKAILEVNKLQIHKLDPSWKELKGTFQKDSSLTSLDSGAMYRLDQENRIRALKWLISPVKIVSRRRTLPCEGGKHYREIEIKFDKLHQEYCPDPRKQSCLTYLPSSSAVDVYRGGPASPGGPRSLETHRPNSFHIKAKAKKLNEAFENLGRSLDADRCLPTSDSSLLLSKTNPTWSPGRSEQTAGLLFQGNSLGIFRKSVSPSRAISVPRIRPLSCGRGRYDEIKEKFDKLHQKYCQTSPQRTKAPLCIGVSPDEASVKARYQKEDFLGKVNPDFGFQGSLKLSSSPQRSVRGPLGSTTVEVHPSTCSVSAAGKDHESPAKRCRLSDPGVYGRSATSRDSSRMVGKAIPRPGEEVGSSQCDWEEKKRKEQHIFEDGREK